In Nocardia higoensis, one genomic interval encodes:
- a CDS encoding DUF4185 domain-containing protein — protein MKKTASILLSTLAGTTALLLTATTPAMANPNAINPIPVLNGTNGLPNLPGRTKAVFQVTGMASPNNTQNYNVFGTDLGIMWDNGHGEMLTAFGDTAGIGFPNLLAGSTWAWRSNILVRSHTKDPAQGIYFDSVVRDVFGQARDLVPSPKIPFVEISRIPTAGISVNGVQYLSMMSVKSWDNVGEWTTSFSGLAASADNGETWADLGHTRRPNEGGNANFQMNAFVKSGGFVYEYGTPAGRDNAAFVARVPEQHIENLAEYEYWDGNGWRKNDVNAAAPIMHGVGELSVMYNDYLGQFISLTTDPFNSVVMRRASSPEGPWSPPETLIDTRELPTAYAPSIFPYQTGRDLYFLTTVHSQYNVVLMHTTL, from the coding sequence TTGAAGAAGACCGCCTCCATCCTGCTGTCCACCTTGGCGGGTACTACGGCCCTGCTTCTGACGGCGACCACGCCCGCCATGGCAAACCCGAACGCGATCAACCCGATTCCGGTGCTCAACGGCACCAACGGCCTGCCGAACCTGCCCGGCCGCACCAAGGCGGTGTTCCAGGTGACCGGCATGGCCAGTCCCAACAACACCCAGAATTACAACGTCTTCGGCACCGACCTGGGCATCATGTGGGACAACGGCCACGGCGAGATGCTCACCGCGTTCGGCGACACCGCGGGCATCGGTTTCCCCAACCTGCTGGCCGGCAGCACCTGGGCGTGGCGCTCCAACATCCTGGTGCGCAGCCACACCAAGGACCCCGCGCAGGGCATCTACTTCGACAGCGTCGTACGCGACGTGTTCGGCCAAGCCAGGGACCTCGTGCCCAGCCCGAAGATCCCGTTCGTGGAGATCAGCCGCATTCCCACCGCGGGTATCTCGGTCAACGGCGTGCAGTACCTGTCGATGATGTCGGTCAAGAGCTGGGACAACGTCGGCGAGTGGACCACCAGCTTCTCCGGCCTGGCCGCGTCCGCCGACAACGGCGAGACCTGGGCCGACCTCGGTCACACCCGCAGGCCCAACGAAGGCGGCAACGCCAATTTCCAGATGAACGCTTTCGTGAAGAGCGGCGGCTTCGTCTACGAGTACGGCACCCCGGCCGGGCGCGACAACGCCGCCTTCGTGGCGCGCGTCCCCGAGCAGCACATCGAGAATCTCGCCGAATACGAGTACTGGGACGGCAACGGCTGGCGCAAGAACGATGTGAACGCGGCTGCCCCGATCATGCACGGCGTCGGCGAATTGTCGGTCATGTACAACGACTATCTCGGTCAGTTCATCTCGCTGACCACCGACCCGTTCAACTCGGTCGTCATGCGGCGCGCCTCCTCGCCGGAAGGCCCGTGGAGCCCGCCGGAAACTCTGATCGACACCCGCGAACTGCCCACCGCGTACGCGCCGTCGATCTTCCCGTACCAGACGGGTCGGGACCTGTACTTCCTCACCACGGTGCACAGCCAGTACAACGTGGTCCTCATGCACACGACGCTCTAG
- a CDS encoding class I SAM-dependent methyltransferase: protein MDAADWDERYAQSELVWGAPPNNTVVEFVYSLQRHAAAQDESGLPRVLDLACGEGRNALWLATHGWKVHAIDFSQVAVDKGKTVATRLSRSVRSRITWQCGDVTDLDAAGVRGPFELVLMVFLHLPADQRRAVLAAAANRLAPEGTLLVLGHDRTNIEEGHGGPQDPSILFTPEDVVADLAATNPDMHIRIADRVLRPTEHNDAIDALIVANRASA, encoded by the coding sequence ATGGATGCCGCCGACTGGGACGAGCGCTACGCGCAGAGCGAGTTGGTCTGGGGCGCGCCGCCCAACAACACGGTGGTCGAGTTCGTCTACAGCCTGCAGCGGCACGCGGCCGCCCAGGACGAGAGCGGCCTGCCGCGAGTGCTCGACCTGGCCTGCGGGGAGGGGCGCAACGCGCTGTGGCTGGCCACCCACGGGTGGAAGGTGCACGCCATCGACTTCTCCCAGGTCGCCGTGGACAAGGGCAAGACCGTGGCGACCCGGCTGTCCCGGTCGGTGCGCAGCCGGATCACCTGGCAATGCGGCGATGTCACCGATCTGGACGCGGCCGGGGTGCGGGGACCGTTCGAGCTGGTGCTGATGGTTTTCCTGCACCTGCCCGCCGACCAGCGCCGCGCGGTGCTGGCCGCGGCCGCGAACCGCCTGGCTCCCGAGGGCACCTTGCTGGTTCTCGGGCACGACCGCACCAATATCGAGGAGGGTCACGGCGGGCCCCAGGACCCCTCGATCCTGTTCACGCCGGAGGACGTCGTGGCCGATCTGGCCGCCACCAACCCGGACATGCACATCAGGATCGCCGACCGCGTGCTGCGGCCCACCGAGCACAACGACGCGATCGACGCCCTGATCGTGGCCAACCGCGCATCCGCGTAG
- a CDS encoding alpha/beta family hydrolase has translation MRIETSAGPADVEVDLPGEPRFLLLLTHGSGGGVDAKDLLAVRDSALGLGAVVARVVQPYRVAGRRAPGSADKQDAAWLEIVAELRDRYPVGPLVQGGRSNGARVACRTAVAAGARGVLALSFPLHPPGKPEKTRREELLAAGDIEVVVVNGEKDPFGIPEPGDAAQVGVIPGQPHSFRTGFDLIVEIVEPWLRRWSAG, from the coding sequence GTGCGCATCGAGACCAGCGCCGGTCCCGCCGATGTCGAGGTGGATCTGCCCGGCGAACCGCGATTCCTGCTGCTGCTCACCCACGGCTCCGGCGGCGGGGTCGATGCGAAAGATCTGCTGGCCGTGCGTGATTCGGCCCTCGGTCTGGGGGCGGTGGTGGCCAGGGTGGTGCAGCCCTATCGGGTCGCCGGACGACGCGCGCCCGGCTCGGCGGACAAGCAGGACGCGGCCTGGCTGGAGATCGTCGCCGAGTTGCGGGACCGCTATCCGGTCGGGCCGCTGGTGCAGGGCGGTCGCAGCAACGGCGCGCGCGTGGCCTGCCGCACGGCGGTGGCGGCCGGGGCGCGCGGGGTGCTCGCGCTGTCGTTCCCGCTGCATCCGCCCGGGAAGCCGGAGAAGACCCGACGGGAGGAACTGCTGGCGGCCGGCGATATCGAGGTCGTCGTGGTGAACGGGGAGAAGGACCCGTTCGGGATCCCCGAGCCCGGCGACGCCGCGCAGGTGGGGGTGATCCCGGGGCAGCCGCACTCGTTCCGGACCGGCTTCGACCTGATCGTCGAGATCGTGGAGCCCTGGTTGCGGCGTTGGTCGGCGGGCTGA
- a CDS encoding acyl-CoA dehydrogenase yields the protein MGHYKSNVRDLEFNLFEVLGLGNLLDAGAYGDLDTDTIKEMLNEVRRLAEGPLGESFADADRNPPVFDPETHTVSLPESFKKSYKTLEEGGWDKFSVAEELGGIQFPRAAYWAIAELILGAQPAAFMYAAGPGFANIFYNNATEEQKKWAEIAVEQGWGATMVLTEPDAGSDVGAGRTKAVKQEDGSWHIEGVKRFITSADSDDLFPNIMHLVLARPEGAGPGTKGLSLFFVPKFHFDPETGALGERNGVFVTNVEHKMGLKVSATCELTFGGHGVPAKGWLVGEVHNGIAQMFEVIEHARMMVGTKAIATLSTGYLNALDYAKNRVQGADLTANAKDAPRVTITHHPDVRRSLAMQKAYAEGLRAVYLYTAAHQDADVAAQVSGADADMAARVNDLLLPIVKGVGSERAYQYLTESLQTFGGSGFLQDYPIEQYIRDAKIDSLYEGTTAIQAQDFFFRKIARDRGVALGHVAGQVQKFIDSEAGNGRLKAERKLLATALEDVQAMAATLTGHLMGAQENPQELYKVGLGSVRFLLSVGDLLIGWQLLRHAEVAIAAQDNGSDEAFYRGKVATAQFFARNVLPELTATRAILANLDNDIMELDEAAF from the coding sequence ATGGGTCACTACAAGAGCAACGTTCGCGACCTGGAGTTCAACCTCTTCGAGGTCCTCGGACTGGGCAACCTCCTCGATGCGGGCGCCTACGGCGACCTGGACACCGACACCATCAAGGAGATGCTCAACGAGGTGCGTCGCCTGGCCGAGGGCCCGCTGGGCGAGTCCTTCGCCGACGCCGACCGCAACCCGCCGGTCTTCGACCCCGAGACCCACACCGTCTCGCTGCCCGAGTCGTTCAAGAAGAGCTACAAGACCCTCGAAGAGGGCGGCTGGGACAAGTTCTCCGTAGCCGAGGAGCTCGGCGGCATCCAGTTCCCGCGCGCCGCCTACTGGGCCATCGCCGAGCTGATCCTGGGCGCGCAGCCCGCCGCCTTCATGTACGCCGCGGGCCCCGGCTTCGCCAATATCTTCTACAACAACGCCACCGAAGAGCAGAAGAAGTGGGCCGAGATCGCCGTCGAGCAGGGCTGGGGCGCCACCATGGTGCTGACCGAGCCCGACGCCGGCTCCGACGTGGGCGCCGGCCGCACCAAGGCCGTCAAGCAGGAGGACGGCTCCTGGCACATCGAGGGCGTCAAGCGGTTCATCACCTCCGCCGACTCCGACGACCTGTTCCCGAACATCATGCACCTGGTGCTGGCGCGTCCCGAGGGCGCGGGCCCGGGCACCAAGGGCCTGTCGCTGTTCTTCGTCCCGAAGTTCCACTTCGATCCGGAGACCGGCGCGCTGGGCGAGCGCAACGGCGTGTTCGTCACCAACGTCGAGCACAAGATGGGCCTGAAGGTCTCGGCCACCTGTGAGCTGACCTTCGGCGGCCACGGCGTTCCCGCCAAGGGCTGGCTGGTCGGCGAGGTGCACAACGGCATCGCGCAGATGTTCGAGGTCATCGAGCACGCCCGCATGATGGTCGGCACCAAGGCCATCGCCACCCTGTCCACCGGCTACCTGAACGCGCTGGACTACGCCAAGAACCGCGTGCAGGGCGCCGACCTCACCGCCAACGCCAAGGACGCCCCGCGCGTCACCATCACCCACCACCCGGACGTGCGCCGCAGCCTGGCCATGCAGAAGGCCTACGCCGAGGGCCTGCGCGCGGTGTACCTCTACACCGCCGCCCACCAGGACGCCGACGTGGCCGCCCAGGTCTCCGGCGCGGACGCCGACATGGCCGCCCGCGTCAACGACCTGCTGCTGCCCATCGTCAAGGGTGTCGGCTCCGAGCGCGCCTACCAGTACCTGACCGAGTCGCTGCAGACCTTCGGTGGTTCCGGCTTCCTGCAGGACTACCCGATCGAGCAGTACATCCGCGACGCGAAGATCGACTCCCTCTACGAGGGCACCACCGCGATCCAGGCGCAGGACTTCTTCTTCCGCAAGATCGCCCGCGACCGCGGCGTGGCCCTGGGTCACGTGGCGGGCCAGGTGCAGAAGTTCATCGACTCCGAAGCGGGCAACGGCCGCCTGAAGGCCGAGCGCAAGCTGCTGGCCACCGCCCTCGAGGACGTGCAGGCCATGGCCGCCACCCTCACCGGCCACCTGATGGGTGCCCAGGAGAACCCGCAGGAGCTCTACAAGGTCGGCCTGGGCTCGGTCCGCTTCCTGCTCTCGGTCGGCGACCTGCTGATCGGCTGGCAGCTGCTGCGCCATGCCGAGGTCGCCATCGCCGCCCAGGACAACGGCTCCGACGAGGCGTTCTACCGGGGCAAGGTCGCCACCGCGCAGTTCTTCGCCCGCAATGTGCTGCCGGAGCTGACCGCGACCCGCGCCATCCTGGCCAACCTGGACAACGACATCATGGAGCTGGACGAAGCCGCTTTCTGA
- a CDS encoding Rpn family recombination-promoting nuclease/putative transposase, producing MLHVDAARARHREHSDPPLRIPCRLAEYLVSIWNRYLEENPHTRTLPAIVPLVVHSAAHGRGWNTPTELSELIDLDPGTRATLGDHVPHLRLFLDDLTTVDLETLRERPLTPAARLVFVFHKIVPGNTHLGQHDDSHRWRNLL from the coding sequence GTGCTCCACGTCGATGCCGCTCGTGCCCGACACCGCGAGCACTCCGACCCGCCCCTCCGGATACCTTGCCGACTCGCCGAATACCTGGTCTCCATCTGGAACCGCTACCTCGAAGAAAACCCGCACACCCGCACACTGCCCGCCATCGTCCCGCTCGTCGTACACAGCGCTGCCCACGGCCGTGGCTGGAACACACCCACCGAACTCTCCGAGTTGATCGACCTGGATCCCGGCACCCGCGCCACCCTGGGCGATCACGTCCCCCACCTGCGACTGTTCCTCGACGACCTGACTACCGTCGACCTGGAAACCCTGCGCGAGCGTCCCCTCACCCCCGCAGCACGGCTGGTCTTCGTATTCCACAAGATCGTCCCGGGCAACACCCACCTTGGGCAGCACGACGATTCACATCGATGGCGGAACTTGTTGTGA
- a CDS encoding bifunctional adenosylcobinamide kinase/adenosylcobinamide-phosphate guanylyltransferase, with translation MEIVLLGTGAADGWPSPFCRCESCRDAAARNQIRGQTAALVDDVLLLDCGPEAPRAAVRLGRTLADVRHILLTHAHPDHLDPQVLLFRSWIDTGHDLEVIGPADAIDACRRWVGPQDQVRFTPVRVGDRISAGSYEVTVLPARHRVFHDGDSVLYDITAPDGARVLWACDTGPWPDSWFEAVRDAAYDAVFLEETFGDRSELSDQHLGLPEFGDMLTGLRDAAAVTEKTDVLAVHLGHHNPPIEELERRLRTHGARPGYDGEVVRAGLPPRPAAHRTLVLGGVRSGKSRHAEDLLGSHAAVTYVATGGTRDGDAEWAQRVAVHRERRPASWTTLETGNVTTVLATATQPLLIDCLGTWLTARLDAHKVWEGADLAPVHADIDDLVVAWRACDVPVIAVSNEVGSGVVPASASGRLFRDLLGTLNSRVAAASESVVLVVAGIPVPLR, from the coding sequence ATGGAAATCGTCCTGCTGGGCACGGGCGCCGCCGACGGGTGGCCGTCCCCGTTCTGTCGCTGCGAGTCCTGCCGAGACGCCGCCGCCCGCAACCAGATTCGCGGCCAGACCGCCGCCCTGGTCGACGACGTCCTCCTGCTCGACTGCGGCCCCGAAGCCCCGCGCGCCGCTGTCCGCCTCGGCCGCACCCTCGCCGATGTCCGCCACATCCTGCTCACTCACGCCCACCCCGACCATCTCGACCCGCAGGTTCTGTTGTTCCGATCCTGGATAGACACCGGTCACGACCTGGAGGTGATCGGCCCCGCCGACGCGATCGACGCCTGCCGTCGGTGGGTGGGGCCGCAAGACCAGGTCCGCTTCACCCCCGTCCGCGTGGGCGACCGAATATCCGCCGGGTCCTACGAGGTCACCGTCCTGCCCGCCCGGCACCGGGTGTTCCACGACGGCGACAGCGTCCTCTACGACATCACCGCCCCGGACGGCGCGCGCGTGCTGTGGGCATGCGACACAGGCCCGTGGCCCGACTCCTGGTTCGAGGCGGTCCGAGACGCGGCCTACGACGCGGTGTTCCTGGAGGAAACCTTCGGCGACCGATCCGAACTGTCCGATCAGCATCTCGGCCTCCCCGAATTCGGCGACATGCTCACCGGACTACGTGACGCCGCCGCGGTCACCGAGAAGACCGACGTGCTCGCGGTGCACCTGGGCCACCACAATCCACCGATAGAAGAACTGGAGCGTCGATTGCGTACGCACGGTGCCCGACCGGGCTACGACGGCGAAGTGGTGCGTGCCGGCTTGCCCCCGCGCCCGGCCGCCCACCGCACCCTCGTCCTCGGCGGCGTCCGCTCCGGCAAGTCCCGGCACGCCGAAGACCTGCTCGGCTCGCACGCGGCCGTCACCTACGTCGCCACCGGCGGCACCCGCGACGGCGATGCCGAATGGGCCCAGCGGGTCGCGGTGCACCGCGAACGCCGCCCCGCCTCCTGGACCACCCTCGAAACAGGCAACGTCACAACGGTACTCGCCACGGCCACGCAACCCTTGCTCATCGACTGCCTCGGCACCTGGCTCACCGCACGTCTCGACGCCCACAAGGTCTGGGAGGGCGCCGATCTCGCGCCCGTCCACGCCGACATCGACGACCTCGTCGTCGCCTGGCGCGCCTGCGACGTTCCGGTGATCGCGGTGAGCAACGAAGTCGGCAGCGGGGTGGTGCCCGCCTCCGCCTCGGGACGGTTGTTCCGAGACCTGTTGGGAACGTTGAACAGCCGGGTAGCCGCCGCGTCGGAGTCGGTGGTCCTCGTCGTCGCGGGAATCCCCGTTCCGTTGCGCTGA
- a CDS encoding FecCD family ABC transporter permease, whose translation MTGTRRRALVVTGAVLALLVAVFVSILVGPAGLTPRGVLLDMADRLPFVDVESGLSTRQRAILWDIRMPRTVLGVLVGAMLAVAGAAYQGVFRNPLADPYLLGVSSGAGLGATLAIVAGGAAGFAGVPVAAFAGGLLAVAATYTLGRTVGGLRSEVVVILAGVAVAAFANAVQTFFMQLHDDTLRQVYSWMLGRLTTDGWSEVLVVLPYVVVSVVVIALHRRTLDVMAVGDVEAASLGIDPARVRLMLVGVATLGTAAVVSAGGLIGFVGIVVPHAVRLLAGPGHRLLLPLSLVTGAAFLVFADVLARTVTAPAELPIGVVTAAVGAPFFLFVLRRSRGVS comes from the coding sequence TTGACCGGGACCCGGCGTCGCGCGCTGGTGGTGACCGGCGCGGTTCTCGCGCTGCTGGTCGCCGTGTTCGTGAGCATCCTCGTGGGACCGGCCGGGCTCACCCCGCGCGGCGTCCTGCTGGACATGGCCGATCGACTGCCGTTCGTGGATGTCGAGTCGGGCCTGTCGACGCGACAGCGGGCCATCCTCTGGGACATCCGGATGCCGCGCACCGTCCTCGGCGTGCTCGTCGGCGCGATGCTCGCCGTGGCCGGGGCCGCCTACCAGGGCGTCTTCCGGAATCCGCTCGCCGACCCGTACCTGCTGGGCGTCTCCAGCGGCGCGGGGCTCGGGGCGACGCTCGCGATCGTCGCCGGTGGCGCGGCCGGATTCGCCGGTGTCCCCGTCGCGGCCTTCGCGGGCGGCCTGCTCGCGGTCGCGGCGACCTACACCCTGGGCCGCACGGTCGGCGGGCTCCGGTCGGAAGTGGTGGTGATCCTGGCCGGGGTCGCGGTGGCCGCCTTCGCCAACGCCGTCCAGACCTTCTTCATGCAGCTGCACGACGACACCCTGCGCCAGGTCTACTCCTGGATGCTCGGCCGGCTGACCACCGACGGCTGGTCCGAAGTGCTCGTCGTGCTGCCCTATGTCGTGGTGAGTGTCGTGGTCATCGCACTCCACCGGCGCACACTCGACGTGATGGCGGTCGGCGATGTGGAAGCCGCGAGCCTCGGCATCGATCCGGCGCGAGTGCGCCTGATGCTGGTCGGCGTCGCCACGCTCGGCACCGCCGCCGTGGTCTCGGCGGGCGGTCTGATCGGGTTCGTCGGCATCGTGGTTCCGCATGCCGTGCGGCTGCTCGCCGGTCCTGGCCACCGGCTGCTGTTGCCGCTGTCGCTGGTCACGGGCGCGGCGTTCCTGGTGTTCGCGGATGTGCTCGCCCGGACCGTCACGGCTCCGGCCGAACTGCCGATCGGCGTCGTGACGGCGGCGGTCGGCGCGCCGTTCTTCCTGTTCGTGCTGCGACGCAGCCGAGGGGTGTCATGA
- a CDS encoding ABC transporter substrate-binding protein — protein sequence MAGRSGGARRWGTVWRLVAAGALILLSAACSASEPAPSTGGNSVDGSPRAIVSLSPTATEMLYAIGAGEQVVAVDDRSDHPADAPVTDLSGYTPNVEAVLGYDPDLVVANADTGDLVAGLERAGVETLILPAARTLDDTYAQIEQLGAATGHVGDAAELVAGMRTDIDRIVAGLPDRDAPLRYYHELDNTYYTVTDDTYLGAIYSMLGLRSIATGGNGYPQLSAEYVLEQNPDVIFLADGQCCGVTPEVVAQRAGWGELTAVRDGRVHVLDEDIASRWGPRVVDLVREIAAVVAGAPAVRPTS from the coding sequence ATGGCTGGGCGGTCCGGTGGCGCACGACGGTGGGGCACGGTCTGGCGGCTCGTCGCCGCAGGCGCGTTGATTCTGCTGAGCGCGGCGTGCAGCGCCTCCGAGCCTGCCCCGTCGACCGGCGGGAACAGCGTGGACGGGTCCCCCCGAGCCATCGTCTCGCTCAGCCCCACCGCCACCGAGATGCTCTACGCGATCGGTGCGGGGGAGCAGGTGGTCGCGGTCGACGACCGCTCCGATCACCCGGCCGACGCTCCCGTCACCGACCTGTCCGGCTACACCCCGAACGTCGAGGCCGTCCTCGGCTACGACCCCGACCTCGTCGTGGCCAACGCCGACACCGGCGACCTGGTCGCCGGGCTCGAGCGGGCCGGCGTCGAGACGCTGATCCTGCCCGCCGCGCGCACCCTCGACGACACCTACGCCCAGATCGAACAGCTCGGCGCTGCCACAGGGCATGTCGGCGACGCGGCCGAACTCGTCGCCGGAATGCGCACCGATATCGACCGCATCGTCGCCGGACTCCCCGACCGCGACGCCCCGCTGCGCTACTACCATGAGCTCGACAACACCTACTACACCGTCACCGACGACACCTATCTCGGCGCGATCTACTCGATGCTCGGCCTGCGATCCATCGCCACCGGCGGCAACGGCTACCCGCAGCTGTCGGCGGAGTACGTGCTCGAGCAGAATCCCGATGTGATCTTCCTGGCCGATGGACAGTGCTGCGGAGTCACCCCGGAGGTCGTCGCGCAGCGCGCGGGCTGGGGTGAGCTCACCGCGGTCCGCGACGGCCGGGTGCACGTCCTCGACGAGGACATCGCGAGTCGCTGGGGACCGCGCGTCGTTGATCTGGTGCGTGAGATCGCCGCCGTAGTCGCGGGCGCCCCGGCCGTCCGCCCCACCTCTTGA
- a CDS encoding DUF4185 domain-containing protein, with the protein MKRSLSALARIGVLTAACCVALGAPATADPNNINPIPVLNGWQGLPKLPGPTEAVFQMTGMDSPNKTHTVNVLGTDLGIMWDDGRGGMITAFGDTAGLGFPNLLAGSMWAWTSNMLFHSTTTDPSEGIYFDSITPNPLPSPKIPGIEISFIPTAGISVGGVQYMSMMSVRHWGDHGKWETNFSTLASSGDGGRTWVQLPTTRRANVDGHERFQQNAFLKNDGFVYRYGTPAGRDNPGFLSRVREADIANIDAYEYWDGGAWKPNDPKASAPIVGNVGELSVQWNDHLGQYVMLTTDPANSVVLRTAPAPEGPWSAPRVLVDARDLPTAYAPMIFPYQTGDDLYFLLTVHSQYNVVLMRTPL; encoded by the coding sequence ATGAAACGATCGCTGTCCGCACTCGCCAGGATCGGCGTGCTCACCGCCGCCTGCTGTGTCGCGCTGGGTGCGCCCGCGACAGCCGACCCCAACAACATCAACCCGATCCCGGTACTCAACGGATGGCAGGGCCTGCCGAAACTCCCCGGCCCCACCGAGGCCGTGTTCCAGATGACCGGAATGGACAGCCCCAACAAAACCCACACCGTCAACGTCCTCGGCACCGACCTCGGCATCATGTGGGACGACGGCCGCGGCGGAATGATCACCGCGTTCGGCGACACCGCCGGACTGGGCTTCCCGAACCTGCTCGCGGGCAGCATGTGGGCGTGGACATCCAACATGTTGTTCCACAGCACCACCACCGACCCGTCGGAAGGCATCTACTTCGACAGCATCACCCCCAACCCGCTGCCGAGCCCGAAGATCCCCGGCATCGAAATCAGCTTCATCCCCACCGCCGGAATCTCGGTCGGTGGCGTGCAGTACATGAGCATGATGTCGGTGCGCCACTGGGGCGATCACGGCAAGTGGGAGACCAATTTCTCCACCCTGGCCTCCTCCGGTGACGGCGGCCGGACCTGGGTGCAACTGCCCACCACCCGCCGCGCCAATGTCGACGGGCACGAGCGCTTCCAGCAGAACGCGTTTTTGAAGAACGACGGGTTCGTCTACCGCTACGGCACCCCCGCCGGCCGCGACAACCCCGGCTTCCTCTCCCGCGTCCGCGAAGCCGACATCGCCAACATCGATGCCTACGAATACTGGGACGGCGGCGCGTGGAAACCCAACGACCCCAAAGCGTCCGCGCCGATCGTCGGCAATGTCGGTGAGCTGTCGGTGCAGTGGAACGACCACCTCGGCCAATACGTCATGCTGACCACCGACCCAGCGAATTCGGTTGTGCTGCGGACAGCTCCGGCCCCTGAGGGGCCGTGGAGCGCGCCTCGCGTGCTGGTGGATGCCCGTGACCTGCCCACCGCGTACGCGCCGATGATCTTCCCGTATCAGACCGGAGACGACCTGTACTTCCTGCTCACCGTGCACAGCCAGTACAACGTGGTACTCATGCGAACACCGTTGTGA
- a CDS encoding IS256 family transposase, which translates to MTDLQPIDPSALLTEQLATASPDLLRELLSTFIHTLMNAEADTICGAGYGQRSEQRVNSRNGYRHRDFDTRVGTIDVAVPKLRTGSYFPDWLLERRKRAERALTSVVATCYLLGVSTRRMEKLVESLGVTRLSKSQVSIMAADLDAQVEAFRTRPLDQGPYTFVAADALVLKVRENGRVVNVHALIATGVNAEGYREILGLQVTSGEDGAGWLAFFRDLVARGSSGVELVTSDAHAGLVAAIGATLPGASWQRCRTHYTVNLMSACPKSSWPWVRTLLHSVFDQADAESVEAQYDRMLDALTEKLPKVAAHLDTARADLLAFTAFPKQIWRQIWSNNPQERLNKEIRRRTDVVGIFPDRTAIIRLVGAVLAEQHDEWIEGRRYLGLDVLARSRARLTSPNSEQEDTDPAALTA; encoded by the coding sequence ATGACCGATCTCCAGCCTATCGACCCGAGCGCGTTGTTGACCGAGCAATTGGCCACTGCCAGCCCTGACCTGTTGCGTGAGCTGCTCTCGACGTTCATCCACACCTTGATGAATGCCGAGGCCGACACGATCTGCGGTGCCGGCTACGGCCAACGATCCGAACAGCGGGTCAATTCCCGCAACGGCTACCGCCACCGCGACTTCGATACCCGCGTCGGCACCATCGACGTCGCGGTCCCGAAGCTCCGCACGGGCAGCTACTTTCCCGACTGGCTGCTCGAACGGCGTAAACGCGCCGAACGAGCCCTCACCAGTGTGGTGGCGACCTGCTACCTGCTCGGTGTCTCCACGCGTCGGATGGAGAAACTCGTCGAGTCCCTCGGGGTGACAAGGCTGTCGAAGTCGCAGGTATCGATCATGGCCGCCGATCTCGACGCCCAGGTCGAGGCGTTCCGCACCCGACCGCTCGATCAAGGGCCTTACACGTTCGTCGCTGCGGACGCCCTGGTGCTGAAGGTGCGGGAGAACGGGCGCGTGGTCAATGTCCACGCCTTGATCGCGACCGGCGTCAATGCCGAGGGCTACCGAGAGATCCTGGGCCTGCAGGTCACCTCCGGTGAGGACGGCGCCGGCTGGCTGGCGTTCTTCCGTGATCTGGTCGCCCGCGGTTCGAGTGGAGTCGAGCTGGTCACCTCCGATGCTCATGCCGGGCTGGTCGCCGCGATCGGCGCCACCCTGCCCGGCGCGTCCTGGCAGCGCTGTCGAACGCATTACACCGTCAACTTGATGTCAGCGTGTCCGAAGTCTTCGTGGCCTTGGGTTCGCACTCTTCTGCATTCGGTGTTCGATCAAGCCGACGCTGAATCTGTTGAAGCACAATATGATCGGATGCTTGACGCACTGACCGAGAAGCTGCCGAAAGTCGCTGCCCACCTCGACACCGCACGGGCGGACCTGCTGGCGTTCACCGCGTTCCCCAAGCAGATCTGGCGTCAGATCTGGTCGAACAACCCGCAGGAACGGTTGAACAAAGAGATCCGCCGCCGCACCGACGTCGTCGGCATCTTCCCGGACCGGACCGCGATCATCCGCCTCGTCGGCGCGGTCCTGGCCGAACAGCATGACGAGTGGATCGAGGGCCGCCGTTACCTCGGCCTGGATGTCCTGGCCCGCTCCCGCGCCCGCCTGACCAGCCCCAACAGCGAACAGGAGGACACCGACCCCGCAGCCCTGACCGCCTGA